The Populus trichocarpa isolate Nisqually-1 chromosome 18, P.trichocarpa_v4.1, whole genome shotgun sequence genomic interval TTTAATGTTTAACAAGGACTCGAGTatgggcaataaaaaaaaataaaaatgatttgcaACAGTTCTCTCTATCATAAAAAGACAGGCACACAAATTTCCAAGCTATTTCCTTCACAAATAGAAGAATGGCTAAACCCCAAGTAACAAAATAAGGGAGGGACAAGTGATTCAGTGATCCATATCAATCAaaggatgttttttttacacCTAAATGCATGAATTGCAGGTGTTTCTATGATGTTctgttctcttttcctttttgctttttaataaaAGAGGCGGCTATGATGATAACATCTCATTCAATTTTGCTTCATGTCTTGCACCTAGATGCCTTTCAAACTCAGTTATTTAAAATGCTCCCTtgagcaaaaataaatattccacAAGACCAAAATCTCGTCCACAGACACATGTAAAGTAGGAAATGTCAAAATGGTAATAGTCAGGGTTTCCATGCAAAGTAAATACTTCCAAAGTAGGTTCTTTTATAGAgctaaaataatgtaaaaatgaCAAATGAGCTAGCAAAGTTGACAGAATAATCAGATATTTCACACTgatcaaagaaagaaattccTTATCATGTGCGGGGACCAAATTGATGAGAAAGAGCTCCTACTATCTAAAAGATTGAATGCTTGTCTGACAGAAGATGAGCTTCAGAAATTTTGGATTTGACAATGCTGGTTAAGAAATTACATAGAAGTAGACACATTCCAATGAGATGTTAAAAAGGGTACATCTTAGATGTTGGATATCATATTTCACAGCAAGGACTTTCAAGCTTAACCTTGTAACTTGAAATGCATTTTCAATAAGATAATCCAAACAATTAAAGGAATTCTGCCATAAAATGATGGCATGAGGACAAGGTTGTTGGTAGTTGCTTGATCAATTAAGACATGGTATCGTTATAGAATTGTCTGTAAGCATTTGTTGATCTAATAGCCATACAGCATGCTGTGCATAAATTGCTTTTTGATATGCTAAATATCCAAACATAACCAACAAATGATAGTTCCAAGGAGctcatgattttaaattaatggaACCAAATCTTCTGAGAAAGCTAAAAGTAAAAATGAAATATCTGCTTAGTTCAATATGACATCATTAAGCCAGTAAATTGTCTTTAACTACTTAGCTTCCTTGTGTACATACTTGTTCAGCTGTGTCCATTATACCAGATCATTCCCATATGTTGATCAGTGGGCTCAAATTAAGTGTCCAATACCAACTGCTGGCTTTGTGCTTTGACCAGAGAGTAGGAGGGGAGAACAAAGGGAGTGATGGCTGACAatcaattttcaacaaaaagagTGCATGGAGTTCAAAAGAATCAAGAGCTTACCAATTAAGAAAATGCTGAGCATTAAAGCAAGAGTAAGTTGGATGGAACAGCTGAACTGCAGGTGCAGTGGAGGTTGCAATTGCCTTTGGAGACCACCAGCCTGACCAAAGAGCTGCcaaaggttaaaattttataagatCTCCTGGAAAGCTACCAAAACATGATGATTTGCAACCATAGAAAACTACAGATCTTGACAATTGTACAGGTATTGATCTATTTAGGTTGACAACAACATGAGAGATCATCCttgccctttttcttttttactaaaGGGTCATCTTTATTTCAGACAGATAACATCCATTTTCACATCCCATAAGCACATAACTATTTTACCTTATTGAACAAAGTAATCGATCCCTTTGCCTGAGAATGTTCTCCACACCTTTGCTTCCAGAAGAAAGGTTTGTACCCTTTTTCTTTAGGAGTGGCCTCAACACTTGACATCACTTTATCCCTTTGTCCATCGTCCTGAGCAATCACAATTTTCAAAGCACCAAAATTTGGTGAACTCCATGTTCTCCTTGAGCCAATTGTTTTATCAACTTGACAGATTATGTCATTCCTCATTCcaagattttctttctcttctataTCTATAATatgttcatttttcttattagtaATGAATTCATTTTCATCCGAAGTACCTCTACTACAGTTGGCACTCGAGTTATGGTCCAAATTTCTTCTCTTATGATGGTTCTCCCCAAGAGAACCTTTCATGGGAGATTTAAGTGTGGTGCAATCATCTTTCACAATCTGCGGAATTTGGACAGTTCCAGATAGAAACATCGCTAAATCATCGCATTCTTCTTTATCCAGATTCACCCATCGAAGAGGTTGCTTTCCTTCCCCACTAAAAGCTTCCCTTAGTGCCGCTTCAACACGAGATATTTGACTTTCAATAGCTGCAACAAATTGTTTATGCCTAGATGCTGTGATATCATCAGAACGATGTCCATGGCTCAACCAAACAGCCCTCTCAAACTCTTCCAACTGTTTTAGAGTTCATAGATCAAtgatacaagaaaaaaagagaggaaaaagaagagaactatttgcaaaaaataaaataaaatgagccAACTATAAGAATTGAAAGCACAACCTATAATGATTTCTTTATGCTCAGATTGGTTGGCTAGAGAGTGCAGTAAAAGGgggaaaatattttgattaatactGATGATAAGTGAAATTTAGCAAAAAGCATAATATCCTTATAAGCAAGGGATTCAAAGTTGGATGAGTTGGCGTTCGCTTTTCAATTGTCagaaatgtaaaaaatagaaaacatagaATTGACAATAGTATTTCCTTCACCTGATGTTTCTTACAGACCAATCAAGTGAAGTTCACAAACAGAAACTATAAGCAACGTTCAATAAACTGGTAAGCAGtttaaagaaatgaatttagggacacatgtaaaaaaattaaagattcaaGATGTGAAATTATACCTGCCACTTGGCAGTTCCTAAAGCAGTTTGGAGCTCTCTGGATAGTTCATCCAAATCCTCTGGTTCTGAcccctctctcttctctcttgtcCACACTCTATATGCTGACTCCATTCTgccaaacacaaaaacaaccaATAAAAACCTCAAATTTCAATTCACTAAAAGTCTATGAATTACTATCAAATTTGTAGCACAAGAATAACTTGCTGATTTCCTAGAATATACAGCTCCCTGCCTTCAACAGAAAACCCGTATAATTGTCAAGTTTGCAGCAC includes:
- the LOC7461586 gene encoding uncharacterized protein LOC7461586 isoform X1, which produces MMVANSFDLWQKDAFFSAAEEVQESADAMESAYRVWTREKREGSEPEDLDELSRELQTALGTAKWQLEEFERAVWLSHGHRSDDITASRHKQFVAAIESQISRVEAALREAFSGEGKQPLRWVNLDKEECDDLAMFLSGTVQIPQIVKDDCTTLKSPMKGSLGENHHKRRNLDHNSSANCSRGTSDENEFITNKKNEHIIDIEEKENLGMRNDIICQVDKTIGSRRTWSSPNFGALKIVIAQDDGQRDKVMSSVEATPKEKGYKPFFWKQRCGEHSQAKGSITLFNKLFGQAGGLQRQLQPPLHLQFSCSIQLTLALMLSIFLIGKLLILLNSMHSFC
- the LOC7461586 gene encoding uncharacterized protein LOC7461586 isoform X3; translated protein: MMVANSFDLWQKDAFFSAAEEVQESADAMESAYRVWTREKREGSEPEDLDELSRELQTALGTAKWQLEEFERAVWLSHGHRSDDITASRHKQFVAAIESQISRVEAALREAFSGEGKQPLRWVNLDKEECDDLAMFLSGTVQIPQIVKDDCTTLKSPMKGSLGENHHKRRNLDHNSSANCSRGTSDENEFITNKKNEHIIDIEEKENLGMRNDIICQVDKTIGSRRTWSSPNFGALKIVIAQDDGQRDKVMSSVEATPKEKGYKPFFWKQRCGEHSQAKGSITLFNKAGGLQRQLQPPLHLQFSCSIQLTLALMLSIFLIVPFLVYSA
- the LOC7461586 gene encoding uncharacterized protein LOC7461586 isoform X2, with the protein product MMVANSFDLWQKDAFFSAAEEVQESADAMESAYRVWTREKREGSEPEDLDELSRELQTALGTAKWQLEEFERAVWLSHGHRSDDITASRHKQFVAAIESQISRVEAALREAFSGEGKQPLRWVNLDKEECDDLAMFLSGTVQIPQIVKDDCTTLKSPMKGSLGENHHKRRNLDHNSSANCSRGTSDENEFITNKKNEHIIDIEEKENLGMRNDIICQVDKTIGSRRTWSSPNFGALKIVIAQDDGQRDKVMSSVEATPKEKGYKPFFWKQRCGEHSQAKGSITLFNKLFGQAGGLQRQLQPPLHLQFSCSIQLTLALMLSIFLIVPFLVYSA